The segment GGCATCGCGCTGTATTTCCTGCACGAGCTGGAATGGCGCGCGCCGGCCCGAAAGGAGGCCCTCCATGAGCGCGAACCGCAACGATAACCGCCGCTGGTGGTGGCTGGCCGCCGTCCTGGCGCTGGCGCTCATTGCCGCCGGCCTGCTGGTGGTCTGGCATCCCTGGTCCCGGCCGGCGCCGGCCCGCTATCTCGCCACTATCGAGACGGACAAGGGCAGTATCGTCATCGAGCTGTACGGCGATATCGCCCCCAAAACGGTGGAAAACTTCGTCAAGCTGGCCCGCCAGGGCTTTTATGATGGGCTGACCTTCCACCGGGTGGTGCCGGGCTTCGTCATCCAGGGCGGCGACCCCAAAGGGGACGGCACGGGCGGCCCGGGCTACACCATCGAAGCGGAGATCAGCTCGCTCTCCCACATCACCGGCACAGTGGCCATGGCCCGCCGGCCCGACGAGGTCAACCCTGAACGGCGCTCCAGCGGAAGTCAGTTCTACATCTGCCTGGCGCCCCAGCCCCATCTGGACGGCCAATACACCATCTTCGGGCAGGTGGTCGAGGGCATGGATACGGTCCTGCGCATCACGCCCGGGGATGTGATGCGGCGGGTGACCATCCGCGAGAAATGAGCCGGCGCACCGTTGGCGGCCGGCGGGGGTTACAAATATTGACGGGGGATTTCGAGGGAGCGGCAGGGATGGCACAGCTTACTCTCTCCCGGGCAGTATGCATCCTGGCCCTCGTTGCCGCGCTGTATCTCGCGCTGGGAGCAGGGTTTCATTTTGCCTGGAAAAGCGCGTTGGATGCCTGCCGGCAGACACGAGAGGCCGCCGGCGAGTTCGTTGAGCCGGAAGTGTTCTGGTGGCCGATCGGTCTGGTGTTCGACATAGTGTACTGGCCGGTGTATGCCTGGGCCAATATGTACCACGACGGAACACCGTTCGCCACACCCTGCACCCATTAGCCGGCCGGGGGTGGGGCCATACCGACATATACAGGACGCGTATCCTTCTATGAATGACTGCGCAAGCCCGTCCGCGCTCCAGAACGGAGCTCAAGAACATAAACGCCGCTTCACCCTGCGGGAGCGGTGGGCCGGCATCCACTGGCGGCAGGCCCTGCCGCGCCTGTTGATGTTCCTCTTCGCCATCGCCATCACCCTGGTCATCATCATGTACCGGGATACGCTGGGGCAGTTCTCTCGCTACGGCCTGCTGGGCATCTTCATCATCAATGTGCTGGGCAACGCCACGCTGGTCATGCCGGCGCCGACCATCGCCTTCGTCTTCGCCTTCGGTAGCACCATGCCGGCCTGGCAGGTGGGGCTGGCCGCCGGCCTGGGCAGTACCCTGGGCGAGATCGTCGGCTACATGGCCGGCTATGCCGGCAGTGCCATCGTCGAGGACCGAGCGCGCTACGAGCGCGTGCGCGCCTACATGATGCGCTACGGCCCCTTCGCGATCTTCGTGCTGGCATTCATCCCCAACCCCATTTTCGACCTGGCCGGCATCGCCGCCGGCACCCTGAAAATGCCCCTGTGGGAGTTCCTGCTCCCCTGCTGGGCCGGCAAGACCCTCAAGATGCTGGCGGTGGCCTACGCCGGCGCCGGCTCCATCACCTTCCTGACCTCGCTCTTCCAATCCTTCTGACCCGCCCCGTCCAAGGGAGGCCGGGAAATTCGCCCCCTGCTCCCCGGCTGTGGTATAATGCCCCCAGCGAATCTCAGAACACCAACAAAGGTCACAGCATGTTCGAACTAGTCTTCCTCGGCACATCGGCATCCGCCCCCTCCGTCCGCAGAGGGCTTTCCTCCGCTGTGGTGCTGTATAAAGAATACCGCTTCATGATCGACTGCGGTGAGGGCACCCAGCGTCAGCTCCTTCAGAGCGGCCTCGGCTTCAAACGGCTGGACAAGATCCTGCTGACCCACGGGCACCTGGACCACATCCTGGGGCTGGGCGGACTGGCCTCGACCTTCGCGCGCTGGGAGATGATCCCGCGGCTGGAGATTTACGGAGGCGCCTGGGCGCTGGAGCGGGTGCGGGCGCTGATGCAGGTGGTTTTCGGCGCCGGCACTCCCCCCATCGAAATCGTCTATGTCGAGATCCGCCCCGGCGTCGTCATGGCTGATGAGCACTTCGAGATCATCGCCTTCCCGGTAATGCACCGCGAGAGCGGAAGCCTGGGCTATACCTTTCAGGAGCGGCCCAAGCGCCGCTTCCTGAACGACAAGGCGGAGGCGTTGGGCGTGCCGGCCGGCCCCGAACGCCGCCGGCTGGTGCAGGGCGAACCCATCACCCTCGCCGACGGCCGCATCGTCACGCCGGATGAGGTGCTGGGACCCGAGGAGCCGGGCGCCAAGCTGGTCTTCGTCGGGGATGCCGGCGAGGTCGAAAGCCTGGTGGAGCCGGCGCGCGGCGCCGACGCCTTGGTCATCGAGGCGACCTACCTGGAGGAAGAGCGCGAGATGGCCCGCCGCTTCGGCCACATCACGGCGCGGCAGGCCGCCGAACTGGCAGTGGCCGCCGGCGTGCGGGAACTCATCCTGACGCACATCTCGCGCCGCTACACCGTCCAGCAGGTGCTGGAAGAGGCGCGCCAGGTCTTCCCCGCGGTACGCGTGGCGCGCGATTTCGACGGCTTCCGCATCACCCGCGACAAGCCCATCACCCTGGTGCGCTACCCGATCTCCGCCGGCGAGGAGCCAGAGGAATCCAAAACCCCATCGTAGGGGCAGTGCACGCTCCGCCCGCATTTCCGCATTCCCACTGCATCAGGAGGATATCCAGAACTATGACCCATCCTGCGATCGGCATCCCATGTGCCCGCATTGAGCTGGACGCGGACCGCCCGCCGGTGATGGGCGTCCAGCGGACCTACATCGAGGCATTAGAGCGCGCCGGCGCGGCACCGCTGTTGATCCCTGTGGGCATGCCGGCAGATGCCCTGCAGGCGCTGGCGGAGCGAGTGGACGGCCTCCTGTTGGCCGGCGGCGAGGACGTGGACCCCCAGTTCTACGGGGCCGAGCGCCATCCCACCATGCGGCACACCGACCCCTTGCGCGACGAGACGGAAATCATGCTGACCCGCTGGATGGTGACCCAGGACCGCCCGGTGCTGGCCATCTGCCGGGGGCATCAGCTCCTGAATGTCGCGCTGGGAGGGACGCTGGTCCAGGACATCCCTTCTGAGCTATTGGTAGCCTGCGACCATCCCCGCTTTTACCCGTCCCACGCCCTGGATGAGCTGGCGCATGAGGTACGGCTGGCAACGGACAGCCGGCTCTTCGCCATCCTGGGGCAGGCATCCCTATGGGTCAACTCGCGGCATCATCAGGCGGTGAAGGAGCTGGGCCAGGGATTGGTCGCCACAGCCTGGGCACCGGATGGAGTGGTAGAGGGCATGGAACTGCCCGGCCGGCGGTTCGTGGTGAGCGTGCAGTGGCACCCGGAGAACCTGCTGGATGCCGTGCCGGCCATGCGCCGGCTGTTCGAAGCCTTCGTCGCGGAGGCGGCCCGATGAGCGACGACCGGCCCATCGCCCTGTTCGATTCGGGCGTGGGAGGGTTATCCGTCTGGCGCGCCGTGCGGGAGCTACTGCCGCAGGAAGGGCTGATCTACCTGGGGGACACGGCCCATATCCCGTACGGCCGGCGCTCCCACGCCGAGATCGAGAGCTACGCCCATGAGATCGTGCGCTTTTTCGTGGAAGAGCTGGAAGCCAAGCTGGTGGTGGTGGCCTGCAACACCGCTTCGGCGGCCAGCCTGCAGAGCCTGCGGGCCAGGTACCCGGTGCCGATCGTGGGGATGGAGCCGGCGGTCAAGCCGGCCACCGAACGCACGCGCCGGCGGCGCGTGGGGGTGATCGCCACCCAGGCCACCATCCAGGCCACGGTCTTCGCCCGGCTGGTGGAACGCTTCGCCAATGGGGTCGAGGTCTGGACGCAGGCCTGCCCGGGCCTGGTGGAAGCGGTGGAGGAAGGCCGGCTGGAGGATGCCGGCACGATCGCCCTCCTGCGCGAGTACCTTTCCCCCATGCTGAAGGCCGGTATTGATGAACTGGTGCTGGGGTGCACCCATTATCCCTTTCTGATGCCGACCCTGCGCCAGGTGGTTGGCCCGGACGTGGATATCATTGACCCGGCGCCGGCGGTGGCGCGCCAGGTGGGCCGGGTGCTGGATATGCACGGCCTGCGCGCCGATCCGCTGTCCGCTGGGAGCACGCGCTTCTTCTGCACCGGGGATGTACAGCGCTTCCGCCAAACCGCGGAGCGGCTGGTCGGGCCGATCGGCGAGGTGTATCCATTGATCTGGGAGAACGGCCGGCTGAGGATGGCGCCGGCCGGCAGTTTCACCAGTGCTCGATAGCCCAGCACAACTCCCGCTGGGTGGTGGTGGCGTTGCCCAGCTTGCGCACCACCAGGCCGGCGGCGTAATTGGCCAGGCGCAGGGCATAAGCAAACGGAAGCTTGGCGGCCAGTGCCATGGTCAGCACAGCGATGACCGTGTCGCCGGCCCCTGTGACATCATAGACTTCACTGCGGTTGACCGCTGGCAGGATGACGAAGCCCTCGTTCCGGCTCAGGCCGGCCATCCCCTGCGGCCCGCGCGTGATGACCACCGCCTGCGTCTGCAGGCCGTCGAGCAGGTCCCGGCAAGCGGCCTCGATCTGCGAATGGGTCACCAGCTCCCGCCCCAGGGTCGCCTCCGCCTCCGCCTGATTGCATTTCACCAGGTCGAACCCCTTGTAGCGCGATAAATTGCCCTGGGAGTCCACCGTGGTCAGAAGGTCATGGGCGCGGGCGATTTCCAGCACCGTCTGGGCCATGCCGTCGGACATGACGCTGGTGCGGTAGTCGGAGACCAGCAGGGCCTCGGCGCGGGGGGCCAGCTCGCGAAGATGAGAGATCAGGGCTTCCTGCACAGCGGGGTCCAGCGGCCGGCGGTCCACCCGGTCAATGCGCGCCAACTGCTGGGGAAAGCGCAGACTGCCGCGCGAGATGATGCGGGTTTTGGTGGTGGTGGGGCGCGAGGGGTCCACCACGACGCCGGCGGGCTCAATGCCGGCCTCTCGCAGTTCCTGCAGGAGCTGACGGCCGGCCTCGTCATCGCCCACCACGCCCACCTGCACCGCGATGCCCTGCAGGGCGATAATGTTGCTGGCCGGATTGGCGCCGCCGCCGGGCCGGTAAAACCTGCGCTCGAACTCCAGCACCGGGATGGGGGCCTCGCGGGAAAGGCGGGTGGCCTGCCCCTCGATGTATTCATCCAGGAAGAGGTCGCCGATGACGACGATGCGACGCCAGGACAGGCGCGGCACGACGGCGATCAGGTCGGCCGGCGCAATTCCGCTCATCGCTCCTGTACGCTGACTCATCTACATGTCCATCTGACAATAGAATCTAAAGGTGTGGAAAGAGCATGGCGGACACATCGCCCCATCCGCGATCCATACCTTTTCCAACGCCCTCTCTAGCGGGATTATACGCTTTGCCGGCGAAGATGACAAGCGGTTGAAGCCGAACCGCGCGGGACCGCCGGCGGACCCCAGGATGTCAGCGAAACGGATCCGGGAGCTACACCTGCCCCAGGACGGCCCGCAATGCCCGCACCGCCTGCTCGACCTTTTCTGGGGTGATCCAGTAGTGAGTGACCAGGCGGAACTCCCGCTCCTTCATCCAACCAATCCGGACCCGATATTCGGATTCCAGGCGCGCCACCAGTTCCTGGGGTTCCAGCGGCACGGATTCGCTCAGCCGAAAGTAGATGATGTTGGTCTGCACGGTGTCGAGGTCAATGATCACCCCTGGCAGGCCGGCGAGGGTTTCCGCCAAGATGCGCGCATGGCGGTGGTCTTCGGCCAGCCGGTCCACCATCTCCTCCAGGGCGACAATGCCGGCGGCGGCAATCACTCCCACCTGGCGCATCCCACCTCCCAGGGCCTTGCGCCAGCGCCGGGCATGGTAGATGAACTCTTCCGTGCCGCAAAGCATGCTCCCCACCGGCGCGCACAGCCCCTTGCTCAGGCAGAACATCACGCTGTCAACGTGCTGGGTGAATTCCGTGATGGGACAACCCAGGGCGACAGCCGCATTAAAGATGCGGGCGCCGTCCAGATGTACCGCCAGACCGTGCCGGTCCGCGATCTCCCTGACCTGGACGAAATAGGCGGGAGGAACGACGACCCCGCCACAGGCGTTATGCGTGTTTTCGAGGAAGATGGCCCGGGTACGGGGGAAATGGGGATTGTCCGGCCGGATGGCCGCCTCGATGGCGGTCAGCGGCAGGGTGCCGTCCGGCAGGTTGGGGACCGGGTGCATAGCGATGCTCCCCAGGGTAGATGCCCCGCCGGCCTCCCAGACGAAGGTATGGCACTTGTCCCCCAGGATGATCTCGTCGCCGCGGCCGCAGTGCACCAGGGCGGCAATGAGGTTGCCCATGGTACCGGTGGGGACGAAGAGGGCGGCCTCCTTGCCGGCGCGTTCGGCGGCCATCCTCTCCAGGCGCTGGACCGTGGGGTCATCCCCCCAGACATCATCCCCCACTTCCGCGGCGGCCATGGCGGCGCGCATGGCCGGCGTGGGCCAGGTCACGGTATCCGAGCGTAAATCCACCGAATCCATCACGTTCATCGTATGCCTCCTGATTGGCTCCCAGACCGTATACTGTTCTGGGATAGGGATATCATCGTTCAACTCCGACGGCGCCGCCACAGCCGCCATCCGATCCCAGCGGCGGCGCCGGCCAGCAGTGTCCCCAGGCTCACCGCGGCGCCGGCGCGCAGGCTGGCCGGCGCGTAGCGAAAGACCACCGTATGCTCGCCGGCCGGCAGGCGCACGGCGCGGAACATCACGTTCGCCCGATACACAGCCACCTCTTGCCCATCCACATAGGCCCGCCAGCCCGGGTAAAAGGCATCGCTCAGCACCAGGTAGGCCGGCCGTTCCGAACGGGTGCGCAGTACCACCTCTTCGGGCGCGTAGCGCTGGATCTCCGCCGGCACGCCTCCGGCCCAGCCGAAGTCCTCCGCCGGCGCGTCATGGACCAGCACCAGCGAACCGGGGTCAAAAGCCTCCCGCCGCATGACCTCCAGCGCCTCCTCGTCGCCCGAGACGGCCCGCGCCCGCCCCACCAGATAGGCGCGCGGCAGGTTATCCAGGTTGCGGTATATCTTGACGTCGCCGGAATGCACCAGTCGGAACCGCCCCCTATCGGAGACCACCAGGCTCCGGTGGGCGCCGGTCCGGCCGTCAATCAAGGAGAGGCCGCGCACCACCAGCCGGCACCCGGCCGGCCCGCTCCAGCGCACCCGCAGTTCCGCCGGCCGGAACGCGCCGCCCAGCGGCAGGCGCGCCGCATAATCCGCCCCGCCGTCCCCCCACTCTCGGCCCACCCGGGCCTGGGCATGCGCTGTGCCAGCGACGTAGCGGCCCTCGGCGGTCTCCCGGCCGGCGCGCACCGGCAGGGCATGCCAGACGCCGGCCGCATCCTGCCAGCGTAGTTCCGCCACCACGGTGTCGTCCGGGCTATCCCCACACCCCTCCAGGTACGAGATGAGGCCAATTTCGGTAGCGGTGAAGCTGTAGGGATTCTCTATCGCGACCTCCGCTTGCCCGCCGGCGCCCAGCGTTGCCCCAAACTGCAGGTCATAAAAGACGTCGTCTATCCAGACATCCCAGACCTTATCGGTGATGACGTATTCGACGTTCAGCAGGGCCAGCAGGCGGGCCGGCGGCACCTGCTTGAGCTGTTCGCGCAGCCGGCCGTCCGGCAGGATATCCTCCGGCGGCAGGAACAGCGACTGCATGGTCACATAGCGCTTGAGCGGGAGCACGCCGCCATCATAGCCATCCACGGCCGCAATGCGGTACAGCAGGGGCAGGTTCGGCGCGATGACCTCCTTCTGCTTGGCCGCCACCACCAGGTCATAGACGGCCTTTTCGGGGAGCCGGCCGCACCAGTTGGCGTAGATATCGGCCAGATCGCCCGGGTCGTACTGGATGCCCGACATGCTCAGGAAGCGGAAGGTCGGCGCGCCGCGCCCCCAATGGGCGGTCCCATCCCCCAGCGCGCTTTCCCCCGCCGGCATATCGCGCTCATCCGCCGGCCGGCCGTCCGGCCGGAGGTGCAGGCCGGCGGCCAGCAGGTGCGCCGGCGCTGTGCGCAGGGAGGAGAAAGCGTCCCACGCGGTGGGCGTCGCCAAAGGCAGGGAACGGCCGGCGGCATACAGTTCGACCACCAGCAGGCCGGCCAGCCCGATGCCGCGCCAGAAGCCGGAAGCCCGACGGCCCAGGATGATCACGGCCGCCAGCAGAATGACGGTGATGCCCCAGCCGGCCGCCGTGCGCGCGGCAGGGCGCTCCAGCCAGCCCGTCGCCAGGCCGGCGCCCATCGTCAGGAGAAGCAGAGCCGCCCCGACAGCGATGACGCCGCGCCGCCGCTGGAGCGCCGTCCATACCGCCTGGGGGCGCGCGCCGGCCAACCAGGCATCTAGGCCGGCGCCGGCCAGCAGTGCCGCGCCCAGCGCGTACAGCACCAGCCAGCGCGCCGGCGCCCGGAAAAGGTTGAAGCCGGGCACCAGGCGGTAGAGGATGTAGTAGAAGGGATTATAGCCGCCGAAGGCCAGGAACAAGCCGGCCAGCGCCAGGCCGGCCCCTGCCCGTACGGTCGCGCGGGATTGGCCGGCCAGCAGGCCCCACACGGCCAGTGCCAGGCCAATCCATCCGATGTAGGCCACATATTCGCTGAACACCATCTCCCCATAGCCGGGGAGGAAAGCGCGCACCAGGAGCTGGGGCTTCAGCGAGAAGGACACCGCCTCGCGGTAGCTCATCCCACCGCCGCGGATGGAGAGCGAGGACAGCTCCAGGGTGGGCAGGAGCTGGACGGCGCACAGGGCCAGCGCCGCGCCGGCGGCCAGCCCCAGCGCGGCGGCGCGCCCGACCAGCCATTTGCCGGCGTACCAGCTTCCTCGCCGCCAGCCGGCGCGCCAGGCTCGCCAGCCCGCATGGCCGGCCGCGTCCAGCGCCAGCGCGAACAGGGCGATGTACCAGGACTGTGTATGGCCGGCCAGGAAGGCGGCCGCCAACAGGCCGGCCAGCGCGAACCAACTGCCGGGCCGCCAACGGGCCGGCCCCTCGCCCCGCTCGACCCCCATGGCATGTTCCAGGCACCACAGCATCCAGGGCAAAAGGGCAGACACAGCGATCTGATTGACATGCTCCGCCTGCGCGCTCAGGAACCCGCCCAGCGCGAAGAGCACGCCGGCCGTCCAGGCGCCGGGCCGCTCCAACCCGCGCCAGCGGGCGTAGATATAGGCGCCCAGGCCGGCCAGGGCCAGATGAAGCAGGATAAAGGCGTTGATGGCGTAGGGCGCCGGCAAACCGACCAGCAGGAGATTCACCGGGTAGAGGGTGCCGGCCTGGATGTTGGCGAACAGCGGCACGCCCAGGAACAGATAGGGGTTCCACAGAGGAAGCCGGCCGGCACGCAGGGCGGATGAGACGGCGTCGCGCA is part of the Anaerolineae bacterium genome and harbors:
- a CDS encoding glutamate racemase; translation: MSDDRPIALFDSGVGGLSVWRAVRELLPQEGLIYLGDTAHIPYGRRSHAEIESYAHEIVRFFVEELEAKLVVVACNTASAASLQSLRARYPVPIVGMEPAVKPATERTRRRRVGVIATQATIQATVFARLVERFANGVEVWTQACPGLVEAVEEGRLEDAGTIALLREYLSPMLKAGIDELVLGCTHYPFLMPTLRQVVGPDVDIIDPAPAVARQVGRVLDMHGLRADPLSAGSTRFFCTGDVQRFRQTAERLVGPIGEVYPLIWENGRLRMAPAGSFTSAR
- a CDS encoding gamma-glutamyl-gamma-aminobutyrate hydrolase family protein translates to MTHPAIGIPCARIELDADRPPVMGVQRTYIEALERAGAAPLLIPVGMPADALQALAERVDGLLLAGGEDVDPQFYGAERHPTMRHTDPLRDETEIMLTRWMVTQDRPVLAICRGHQLLNVALGGTLVQDIPSELLVACDHPRFYPSHALDELAHEVRLATDSRLFAILGQASLWVNSRHHQAVKELGQGLVATAWAPDGVVEGMELPGRRFVVSVQWHPENLLDAVPAMRRLFEAFVAEAAR
- the ltaE gene encoding low-specificity L-threonine aldolase; translated protein: MDSVDLRSDTVTWPTPAMRAAMAAAEVGDDVWGDDPTVQRLERMAAERAGKEAALFVPTGTMGNLIAALVHCGRGDEIILGDKCHTFVWEAGGASTLGSIAMHPVPNLPDGTLPLTAIEAAIRPDNPHFPRTRAIFLENTHNACGGVVVPPAYFVQVREIADRHGLAVHLDGARIFNAAVALGCPITEFTQHVDSVMFCLSKGLCAPVGSMLCGTEEFIYHARRWRKALGGGMRQVGVIAAAGIVALEEMVDRLAEDHRHARILAETLAGLPGVIIDLDTVQTNIIYFRLSESVPLEPQELVARLESEYRVRIGWMKEREFRLVTHYWITPEKVEQAVRALRAVLGQV
- a CDS encoding peptidylprolyl isomerase is translated as MSANRNDNRRWWWLAAVLALALIAAGLLVVWHPWSRPAPARYLATIETDKGSIVIELYGDIAPKTVENFVKLARQGFYDGLTFHRVVPGFVIQGGDPKGDGTGGPGYTIEAEISSLSHITGTVAMARRPDEVNPERRSSGSQFYICLAPQPHLDGQYTIFGQVVEGMDTVLRITPGDVMRRVTIREK
- a CDS encoding bifunctional hydroxymethylpyrimidine kinase/phosphomethylpyrimidine kinase, with amino-acid sequence MSGIAPADLIAVVPRLSWRRIVVIGDLFLDEYIEGQATRLSREAPIPVLEFERRFYRPGGGANPASNIIALQGIAVQVGVVGDDEAGRQLLQELREAGIEPAGVVVDPSRPTTTKTRIISRGSLRFPQQLARIDRVDRRPLDPAVQEALISHLRELAPRAEALLVSDYRTSVMSDGMAQTVLEIARAHDLLTTVDSQGNLSRYKGFDLVKCNQAEAEATLGRELVTHSQIEAACRDLLDGLQTQAVVITRGPQGMAGLSRNEGFVILPAVNRSEVYDVTGAGDTVIAVLTMALAAKLPFAYALRLANYAAGLVVRKLGNATTTQRELCWAIEHW
- a CDS encoding YfhO family protein is translated as MAVAWLWPLSLCVLPLLFWSGLTAGRILVGVDLFTYFYPLRDAVSSALRAGRLPLWNPYLFLGVPLFANIQAGTLYPVNLLLVGLPAPYAINAFILLHLALAGLGAYIYARWRGLERPGAWTAGVLFALGGFLSAQAEHVNQIAVSALLPWMLWCLEHAMGVERGEGPARWRPGSWFALAGLLAAAFLAGHTQSWYIALFALALDAAGHAGWRAWRAGWRRGSWYAGKWLVGRAAALGLAAGAALALCAVQLLPTLELSSLSIRGGGMSYREAVSFSLKPQLLVRAFLPGYGEMVFSEYVAYIGWIGLALAVWGLLAGQSRATVRAGAGLALAGLFLAFGGYNPFYYILYRLVPGFNLFRAPARWLVLYALGAALLAGAGLDAWLAGARPQAVWTALQRRRGVIAVGAALLLLTMGAGLATGWLERPAARTAAGWGITVILLAAVIILGRRASGFWRGIGLAGLLVVELYAAGRSLPLATPTAWDAFSSLRTAPAHLLAAGLHLRPDGRPADERDMPAGESALGDGTAHWGRGAPTFRFLSMSGIQYDPGDLADIYANWCGRLPEKAVYDLVVAAKQKEVIAPNLPLLYRIAAVDGYDGGVLPLKRYVTMQSLFLPPEDILPDGRLREQLKQVPPARLLALLNVEYVITDKVWDVWIDDVFYDLQFGATLGAGGQAEVAIENPYSFTATEIGLISYLEGCGDSPDDTVVAELRWQDAAGVWHALPVRAGRETAEGRYVAGTAHAQARVGREWGDGGADYAARLPLGGAFRPAELRVRWSGPAGCRLVVRGLSLIDGRTGAHRSLVVSDRGRFRLVHSGDVKIYRNLDNLPRAYLVGRARAVSGDEEALEVMRREAFDPGSLVLVHDAPAEDFGWAGGVPAEIQRYAPEEVVLRTRSERPAYLVLSDAFYPGWRAYVDGQEVAVYRANVMFRAVRLPAGEHTVVFRYAPASLRAGAAVSLGTLLAGAAAGIGWRLWRRRRS
- a CDS encoding ribonuclease Z; translation: MFELVFLGTSASAPSVRRGLSSAVVLYKEYRFMIDCGEGTQRQLLQSGLGFKRLDKILLTHGHLDHILGLGGLASTFARWEMIPRLEIYGGAWALERVRALMQVVFGAGTPPIEIVYVEIRPGVVMADEHFEIIAFPVMHRESGSLGYTFQERPKRRFLNDKAEALGVPAGPERRRLVQGEPITLADGRIVTPDEVLGPEEPGAKLVFVGDAGEVESLVEPARGADALVIEATYLEEEREMARRFGHITARQAAELAVAAGVRELILTHISRRYTVQQVLEEARQVFPAVRVARDFDGFRITRDKPITLVRYPISAGEEPEESKTPS
- a CDS encoding VTT domain-containing protein → MNDCASPSALQNGAQEHKRRFTLRERWAGIHWRQALPRLLMFLFAIAITLVIIMYRDTLGQFSRYGLLGIFIINVLGNATLVMPAPTIAFVFAFGSTMPAWQVGLAAGLGSTLGEIVGYMAGYAGSAIVEDRARYERVRAYMMRYGPFAIFVLAFIPNPIFDLAGIAAGTLKMPLWEFLLPCWAGKTLKMLAVAYAGAGSITFLTSLFQSF